The Triticum dicoccoides isolate Atlit2015 ecotype Zavitan chromosome 6A, WEW_v2.0, whole genome shotgun sequence genome has a window encoding:
- the LOC119315145 gene encoding uncharacterized protein LOC119315145, translated as MQMTESPFLPRERLFKQQQFFQSLGRHTHQKGRYDAITSVGIPLALAASSLFMIGHGVYNMSHGIEKKQ; from the exons ATGCAGATGACAGAATCGCCGTTTTTGCCACGTGAGAGGCTTTTTAAGCAGCAACAATTTTTCCAGAGCTTGGGCAGGCACACTCACCAGAAAGGGCGTTACGATGCGATCACCTCCGTCGGCATCCCCCTCGCGCTCGCGGCATCGAGCCTATTCATGATT GGTCATGGTGTCTACAACATGTCTCATGGAATCGAGAAGAAGCAGTGA